A single genomic interval of Mycobacterium sp. DL592 harbors:
- a CDS encoding NAD(P)/FAD-dependent oxidoreductase, whose amino-acid sequence MTSTLEPQTDLTPQQRVDAWLADFEAALAARDIERVAGMFAVDSFWRDLVSFTWNIKTVEGRDAIAGMLAARLDDTDPSGFRTREEPTAEGDVTSAFIEFDTAVGRGTGHLRLKGDQAWTLLTALQELKGYEERKGASRVMGAVHGSDPDPRSWAEKRAEEEAALGRTVQPYTLVIGGGQGGIALGARLRQLGVPAIVVDRHERPGDQWRKRYKSLCLHDPVWYDHLPYLPFPQNWPVFAPKDKIGDWLEFYTRVMEVPYWSKTTCLSATFDEAAKRWNVDVDRDGERLTLHPTHLVLATGMSGKPSVPTLPGQDVFRGDQHHSSAHPGPDAYVGKKAVVIGSNNSAHDICKALYENGVDVTMVQRSSTHIVKSDSLMEIGLGDLYSERALAAGMTTEKADLTFASLPYRIMHEFQIPLYDRMRERDKEFYDRLEAAGFELDWGADGSGLFMKYLRRGSGYYIDVGACDLVADGKIKLAHGQVARLTEDSVVLADGTELPADLVVYATGFGSMNGWAADLIGQEVADKVGKVWGLGSDTPKDPGPWEGEQRNMWKPTQQENLWFHGGNLHQSRHYSLYLALQLKARYEGIPTPVYGLQEVHHLS is encoded by the coding sequence CTGGCTGCCCGCGACATCGAGCGGGTCGCCGGCATGTTCGCCGTCGACAGCTTCTGGCGCGACCTGGTGTCGTTCACCTGGAACATCAAGACCGTCGAGGGCCGCGACGCCATCGCCGGCATGCTCGCCGCCCGGCTCGACGACACCGACCCGTCGGGATTCCGCACCCGCGAGGAGCCGACGGCCGAGGGGGACGTCACCTCGGCGTTCATCGAGTTCGACACCGCGGTGGGCCGGGGAACCGGACATCTTCGCCTCAAGGGCGATCAGGCGTGGACGCTGCTGACCGCACTGCAGGAACTCAAGGGCTACGAAGAGCGCAAGGGTGCCTCCCGGGTAATGGGTGCGGTTCACGGCAGCGACCCGGATCCGCGGTCGTGGGCGGAGAAGCGCGCCGAAGAGGAGGCGGCTCTGGGCCGGACCGTGCAGCCGTACACGTTGGTGATCGGCGGCGGCCAGGGTGGGATCGCGTTGGGTGCGCGGCTGCGCCAACTCGGGGTGCCCGCCATCGTCGTCGACCGCCACGAGCGGCCCGGCGATCAGTGGCGCAAGCGCTACAAGTCGCTGTGCCTGCACGACCCGGTCTGGTACGACCACCTGCCGTACCTGCCGTTCCCGCAGAACTGGCCGGTGTTCGCGCCGAAGGACAAGATCGGTGACTGGCTGGAGTTCTACACGCGGGTGATGGAGGTGCCGTACTGGTCGAAGACCACGTGCCTGTCGGCGACGTTCGACGAGGCCGCCAAGCGGTGGAACGTCGACGTCGACCGCGACGGTGAGCGGCTCACCCTGCACCCCACCCACCTGGTGCTGGCCACCGGCATGTCGGGCAAACCGAGTGTTCCGACCCTGCCCGGGCAGGACGTCTTCCGCGGCGACCAGCACCACTCGAGTGCGCATCCCGGGCCGGACGCGTACGTAGGCAAGAAGGCGGTCGTGATCGGGTCCAACAACTCGGCCCACGACATCTGCAAGGCGCTCTACGAGAACGGCGTCGACGTGACCATGGTGCAACGGTCCTCGACGCATATCGTCAAGTCCGACAGCCTGATGGAGATCGGCCTGGGCGACCTGTACTCCGAACGCGCGCTGGCGGCGGGTATGACCACCGAGAAGGCCGACCTGACGTTCGCTTCGCTCCCCTACCGGATCATGCACGAATTCCAGATCCCGCTCTATGATCGGATGCGCGAGCGGGACAAGGAGTTCTATGACCGGCTCGAAGCGGCTGGCTTCGAGTTAGATTGGGGCGCAGACGGTTCCGGGCTGTTCATGAAGTACCTGAGGCGCGGGTCGGGCTACTACATCGACGTCGGGGCCTGCGATCTGGTGGCCGACGGCAAGATCAAACTGGCCCACGGTCAGGTCGCGCGGCTCACCGAGGATTCGGTGGTGCTGGCCGACGGGACGGAGTTGCCTGCCGACCTGGTGGTCTACGCCACCGGGTTCGGCTCGATGAACGGTTGGGCAGCCGATCTCATCGGCCAGGAGGTCGCCGACAAGGTGGGCAAGGTGTGGGGGTTGGGGTCGGACACCCCGAAGGACCCCGGACCGTGGGAGGGCGAGCAACGCAACATGTGGAAGCCCACCCAGCAGGAGAACCTGTGGTTCCACGGCGGCAATCTGCACCAATCACGGCATTACTCGCTGTATTTGGCCCTTCAGCTCAAGGCGCGTTACGAAGGGATCCCAACGCCGGTGTACGGCTTGCAGGAGGTGCACCACCTGAGCTGA
- a CDS encoding diguanylate cyclase: MTAILAVLTVAVVLMSISPAGQHGMARGVVLMIAGTFAVMAVAYAVRWPSQRQSVLFSIVGSVGIAVVALTQSDPHTGLLTCWAFAGLAAYVAMAHSPRLLVLTVSVALGTAGACVVRMGLAGDVAMAVGTLLLASGGLILVPFGGQILVRLLWNDAVSTDPLTGLANRRGFRRSARALIAGAARGGLASFSVVMIDLDGFKQLNDSLGHAVGDQVLIDVATRIREVGGRGVIAARVGGEEFLLAQASPPRQVEMLARRLCSTIADNPWGVTASLGIAGATVPDTTQDFRTLIEGVIAEADMAMYEAKRAGGNQIRRSTAVA; this comes from the coding sequence ATGACCGCGATTCTCGCGGTGCTCACCGTCGCCGTGGTGTTGATGTCGATCAGTCCGGCCGGCCAGCACGGTATGGCGCGGGGCGTTGTGCTGATGATCGCGGGCACGTTTGCCGTTATGGCCGTGGCGTACGCCGTGCGTTGGCCGAGCCAGCGACAATCGGTGCTCTTCTCGATCGTCGGCAGTGTGGGTATCGCCGTCGTGGCGCTGACCCAGTCCGATCCGCACACCGGATTGCTCACCTGCTGGGCATTCGCCGGCCTCGCCGCTTATGTGGCCATGGCACATAGCCCGCGGCTCCTCGTGCTCACGGTGAGCGTGGCGCTCGGAACGGCCGGGGCGTGCGTCGTTCGCATGGGGCTGGCCGGTGATGTGGCGATGGCAGTAGGCACGCTCCTGCTTGCCAGCGGTGGCCTAATCTTGGTCCCATTCGGCGGGCAGATCCTGGTGCGACTGCTGTGGAATGACGCGGTATCGACCGATCCGCTGACCGGCCTGGCCAATCGGCGAGGATTCCGCCGCTCGGCCCGTGCGCTCATCGCCGGCGCCGCACGTGGCGGTTTGGCGTCCTTCAGCGTGGTGATGATCGACCTCGACGGGTTCAAGCAGCTCAACGACAGCCTGGGCCACGCCGTTGGGGACCAGGTACTCATCGACGTCGCCACCCGGATTCGGGAAGTCGGCGGTCGGGGCGTGATCGCCGCGCGCGTCGGTGGCGAGGAGTTCCTGCTCGCCCAAGCATCACCGCCACGTCAGGTGGAGATGCTCGCGCGTCGCCTCTGTTCGACGATCGCCGACAACCCGTGGGGTGTCACGGCCAGCCTCGGGATCGCGGGCGCCACTGTGCCGGACACAACCCAGGACTTCCGCACCCTGATCGAGGGCGTGATCGCCGAAGCCGACATGGCGATGTACGAGGCGAAGCGGGCCGGCGGAAACCAGATCCGCCGGTCCACCGCCGTCGCGTGA